A window from Vigna angularis cultivar LongXiaoDou No.4 chromosome 7, ASM1680809v1, whole genome shotgun sequence encodes these proteins:
- the LOC128197670 gene encoding plasma membrane ATPase 2-like — MLVVECFFFVCFFLCLDLQVIFNHILFKYHVYILHLEKLNLILHQYICLILLTPYTPRDLIYFFFLFSGDQLAIGKETGRRLGMGTNMYPSSELLGQDKDESISALPIDELIENADGFAKHKYEIVKRLQARKHICGMTGDGVNDAPALKKADIGIAVADATDAARSASEIVLIEPGLSVIISAVLTSRIIFCLMQ, encoded by the exons ATGCTAGTAGTTGaatgttttttctttgtatgTTTTTTCTTGTGCTTAGATTTACAGGTCATTTTCAACCATATCCTTTTTAAGTATCATGTTTATATTCTGCACTTGGAGAAGTTGAATCTGATTTTACACCAGTATATTTGTCTAATCTTATTAACACCATATACTCCTCGTGATCtcatttatttcttctttttattttcaggGGATCAGCTAGCCATAGGAAAGGAAACTGGCCGACGCTTGGGAATGGGTACTAATATGTATCCTTCATCTGAATTGCTTGGGCAGGACAAGGATGAGTCCATATCTGCATTACCTATTGATGAACTGATTGAAAATGCAGATGGGTTTGCTA AGCACAAGTACGAGATTGTGAAACGTTTGCAAGCCAGGAAACATATTTGTGGGATGACTGGTGATGGAGTGAATGACGCACCTGCACTCAAGAAGGCCGACATTGGTATAGCTGTTGCTGACGCAACTGATGCAGCTCGGAGTGCATCCGAAATTGTTTTAATAGAACCTGGCCTGAGTGTTATTATTAGTGCAGTGTTGACAAGTCGAATAATTTTCTGTTTAATGCAGTAA
- the LOC108336585 gene encoding cucumisin — protein sequence MNALGLSRLLQILTCILLLTPSFSKDDRKIYIVYMGEYPKGVEFTESLHTSVVQSAISRKLAPDTLVHSYKSFNGFVARLTKEESERMKEMDDVVSVIPNRVHSVQTSRSWDFLGFPENVQRTNVESNTIVGVIDSGIWPNSSSFTDEGFGPPPQKWKGTCHNFTCNNKIIGAKYFRLDGVFAQEDIISPTDTSGHGSHCASTAAGNPVRNANLFGLGLGTARGGVPLARIAVYKVCWTNGCEATDILAGFDAAIMDGVDIISLSVGYAGVIHVEYFQDDFAIGAFHAMKRGILTSQAAGNWGSNPYTMSNLAPWIISVAASTIDRKFLTNLQLGNGRIFQGISVNTFSPTQKSYPLIYGGDAPAAGFNSSTSRFCRENSLDGALVKGKIVLCDGYTPSPYVGFASGAAGLIFIFPSTAPLVVAEVYALPAISITASDGNSVFSYLKSTSNPAATIFKSYEGKDSSAPYIAPFSSRGPNMVTPNILKPDIAAPGVEILAAWSPISPISGVKGDKRESNFNIIYGTSMACPHVTGAAAYVKSFHPNWSPAAIKSALMTTATPMNPTVDLDAEFAYGAGQINPLKAANPGLVYDAGENDYISFLCGQGYNSSSLQLITEDKSTCTSANKGSVFDLNLPSFALSTPRSSHNNVTFSRTVTNVGSATSKYRATITAHPSSLKVEVVPNVLAFSSLGQKLSFTLKIEGSINADLVSFSLIWDDGTFKARSPVVVYVP from the exons AAAACTTGCACCAGATACTTTGGTACACAGCTACAAGAGTTTCAATGGATTTGTGGCGAGGCTAACCAAAGAAGAATCAGAAAGAATGAAag AAATGGATGATGTGGTTTCTGTTATTCCAAATAGAGTCCACAGTGTCCAAACATCAAGGTCCTGGGACTTTCTTGGCTTCCCTGAAAATGTCCAAAGAACAAATGTAGAAAGTAACACAATCGTTGGAGTAATCGACAGTGGAATTTGGCCTAATTCCTCAAGCTTCACCGACGAAGGCTTTGGTCCACCACCACAGAAATGGAAAGGAACGTGCCATAACTTCACTTGCAATAA CAAAATCATTGGAGCAAAATATTTTCGTCTTGATGGTGTGTTCGCCCAAGAGGACATCATATCTCCAACTGATACGAGTGGTCACGGGTCTCACTGTGCATCAACTGCTGCTGGAAACCCTGTTAGGAATGCAAATTTGTTTGGGCTTGGCTTAGGAACAGCAAGAGGAGGAGTTCCATTAGCACGTATTGCTGTGTATAAAGTATGTTGGACAAATGGTTGTGAAGCTACTGACATTCTTGCAGGATTTGATGCAGCCATTATGGATGGTGTTGACATTATATCTCTTTCAGTGGGATATGCAGGCGTCATACACGTGGAATATTTTCAAGATGACTTTGCAATAGGAGCCTTCCATGCAATGAAGAGAGGCATATTAACTTCTCAAGCTGCAGGCAATTGGGGTTCAAACCCTTACACAATGTCAAATCTTGCACCGTGGATAATTTCCGTGGCTGCTTCCACCATAGACAGAAAGTTTTTAACCAATCTCCAACTGGGCAATGGCCGAATCTTCCAG GGAATTTCAGTGAATACATTTAGTCCAACACAGAAGAGTTACCCTTTAATTTATGGGGGAGATGCACCAGCTGCTGGATTTAACAGTTCCACATCGAG GTTTTGCCGTGAAAATTCTTTGGATGGAGCTTTGGTGAAAGGGAAAATTGTTTTGTGTGATGGCTATACTCCTTCTCCTTATGTGGGATTTGCTTCTGGGGCTGCTggtcttatatttatattccctAGTACAGCCCCTTTAGTTGTGGCAGAAGTATATGCATTGCCAGCGATTAGCATTACCGCAAGTGATGGGAATTCcgtattttcttatttaaagtCAACAAG TAATCCAGCAGCTACCATATTCAAGAGTTACGAAGGAAAAGATTCATCAGCCCCTTACATTGCTCCTTTCTCTTCTAGAGGTCCAAATATGGTCACTCCAAACATTCTTAAG CCTGATATAGCAGCTCCAGGAGTTGAAATTCTGGCTGCATGGTCTCCGATTTCTCCTATTTCTGGCGTTAAAGGAGACAAAAGAGAATcaaatttcaatataatataCGGAACTTCAATGGCATGCCCTCATGTTACTGGAGCAGCTGCTTACGTTAAATCATTTCATCCCAACTGGTCTCCTGCTGCAATAAAATCCGCGTTGATGACAACTg CTACCCCTATGAATCCTACAGTTGATTTAGATGCTGAATTTGCTTACGGTGCGGGGCAAATCAATCCTTTGAAGGCAGCAAATCCTGGACTAGTTTATGATGCTGGTGAAAACGATTATATTAGTTTTCTGTGTGGACAAGGTTATAATTCATCATCGCTGCAACTAATTACAGAAGATAAGAGCACTTGCACATCAGCAAATAAAGGATCGGTTTTCGACCTTAATCTCCCGTCTTTTGCTCTATCAACCCCTCGCTCAAGCCACAACAATGTCACTTTTAGTAGAACTGTTACAAATGTTGGATCAGCTACATCCAAATATAGGGCCACGATAACTGCACATCCATCTTCTTTGAAGGTCGAAGTAGTGCCAAATGTTTTGGCCTTCTCATCGTTGGGTCAGAAGCTGTCTTTTACCCTTAAGATTGAAGGAAGCATTAATGCAGACttggtttctttttctttgatttggGACGATGGCACTTTTAAGGCAAGGAGCCCCGTTGTTGTTTATGTTCCATAA